The Nocardioides humi genome includes a region encoding these proteins:
- a CDS encoding MBL fold metallo-hydrolase, protein MAGPSSARVDHAVTSGTFSLDGETFDVDNNVWVVGDDTECVVIDAPHSVEDILQVVADRRVKAIVCTHAHDDHVRVAPALREATVAPILLHPDDRPLWELTHREHLWDVDLADGQTLEVAGTTLQVLHTPGHAPGAVCLYAPDLGCVFTGDTLFHGGPGATGRSYSDRPTLEASIRAKLFDLPPDTIVHTGHGEDTTIAAERAGLDATE, encoded by the coding sequence ATGGCCGGTCCGTCGTCTGCCAGGGTCGACCATGCCGTCACCTCGGGCACCTTCTCCCTGGACGGCGAGACCTTCGACGTCGACAACAACGTCTGGGTCGTCGGCGACGACACCGAGTGCGTGGTGATCGACGCCCCGCACTCGGTCGAGGACATCCTGCAGGTGGTCGCGGACCGGCGGGTCAAGGCGATCGTGTGCACGCACGCCCACGACGACCACGTCCGCGTCGCCCCCGCCCTCCGGGAGGCCACCGTCGCGCCGATCCTGCTGCATCCCGACGACCGGCCGCTGTGGGAGCTCACCCACCGTGAGCACCTGTGGGACGTGGACCTCGCCGACGGCCAGACCCTCGAGGTCGCCGGCACGACCCTGCAGGTGCTGCACACCCCGGGCCACGCCCCGGGCGCGGTGTGCCTGTACGCCCCGGACCTGGGGTGCGTGTTCACCGGCGACACCCTCTTCCATGGCGGCCCCGGCGCCACCGGTCGCTCCTACAGCGACCGGCCCACCCTGGAGGCCTCCATCCGCGCCAAGCTGTTCGACCTGCCGCCCGACACGATCGTCCACACCGGCCACGGCGAGGACACCACCATCGCCGCCGAGCGGGCCGGACTCGACGCTACGGAGTGA
- a CDS encoding tyrosine-protein phosphatase produces the protein MTTPDDGERLRLASADNFRDVAGPGYATRDGARLRTGVFYRSNDLRLTDDDHGRIGSIGLRAVIDLRSPTEVDLHPDPAVPGAEALHFDAIGIPMERMSSLRSREDAVVLMDDVYRTFVTEDRSRTAFGGVLRQLAIGGPQLFHCSAGKDRTGWVSALLLHIAGVDDPTIESDYLLTNARSAASRARVEAEIAQHLGPDLVGVYEPTLVVASEYLDSAWTAVATHFGDRTSYLRDGLGLDDDVLGRLRELLRVTP, from the coding sequence GTGACCACCCCGGACGACGGCGAGCGGCTCCGGCTCGCCTCCGCCGACAACTTCCGCGACGTGGCCGGTCCCGGCTACGCCACCCGGGACGGCGCCCGGCTCCGGACCGGCGTGTTCTACCGCTCCAACGACCTGCGCCTCACCGACGACGACCACGGGCGGATCGGCTCGATCGGCCTGCGCGCCGTCATCGACCTGCGCTCCCCTACCGAGGTCGACCTGCACCCGGACCCCGCCGTACCCGGCGCCGAGGCCCTGCACTTCGACGCGATCGGCATCCCGATGGAGCGGATGTCGAGCCTGCGCAGCCGCGAGGACGCCGTCGTGCTGATGGACGACGTCTACCGCACCTTCGTCACCGAGGACCGCTCCCGGACCGCGTTCGGCGGCGTCCTGCGCCAGCTCGCGATCGGCGGGCCGCAGCTCTTCCACTGCTCCGCCGGCAAGGACCGGACCGGCTGGGTGTCCGCGCTGCTGCTGCACATCGCCGGCGTCGACGACCCGACCATCGAGTCCGACTACCTGCTCACCAACGCCCGCAGCGCCGCCAGCCGGGCCCGGGTGGAGGCCGAGATCGCCCAGCACCTGGGCCCGGACCTGGTCGGCGTCTACGAGCCGACCCTCGTCGTGGCGAGCGAGTACCTCGACTCCGCCTGGACCGCGGTCGCCACCCATTTCGGCGACCGGACGTCGTACCTCCGCGACGGGCTGGGCCTCGACGACGACGTGCTCGGCCGGCTGCGCGAGCTGCTCCGGGTCACTCCGTAG
- a CDS encoding carbohydrate-binding protein, with protein MEAERLRRQVVDERRRTRRPDGRGERLRLAADRTGPAGRDARADPDRAPGTFADWSAVDVYKAGDRVQLRGRAYVAQWWNQGVSPEAPSTKESPSPWRPLTQEEIADGTTEDGSP; from the coding sequence GTGGAAGCAGAACGTCTACGTCGCCAAGTGGTGGACGAGCGGCGACGTACCCGACGACCCGACGGTCGAGGCGAGCGCCTCCGCCTGGCGGCTGATCGGACCGGTCCTGCCGGGCGAGACGCCCGAGCCGACCCCGACCGTGCCCCCGGGACCTTCGCCGACTGGAGCGCCGTCGACGTCTACAAGGCAGGCGACCGCGTCCAGCTCCGGGGCAGGGCCTATGTCGCGCAGTGGTGGAACCAGGGCGTCAGCCCGGAGGCGCCGTCCACGAAGGAGTCGCCGTCCCCGTGGCGGCCGCTGACGCAGGAGGAGATCGCCGACGGCACCACCGAGGACGGCTCCCCGTGA